TATTTCGTGGGATTAAATCGTTCCAAGCCTTCTACTAGTTCCATAGATCCAGGGTTGAGAATACTGCAATGTGTGCGCCCGAAGGAACAGCCGCCAGTTATGTGATACGCTGCACCTGCATAGTCGGAGAGTGCATGATTGTGAGGGTCGGAGGTGACAAGGCATTGAAACACAAAACCTCGACACCATGAAGGTCTCTGGGGCCAGAGCTAGTCAACGGAAAATCTAGGCCCTATCGGATGTATCTTGCTCCTCATACTATCTCTCATCCTTCCAATTCACTCTCAGCGTCATCCACGCTCTCCCattcatcttcgtcatcgCTCTGTTCAAGATCTGCCTCTTCGCCAAGCATGGTAAGCAGCTGTAACAACCCGGCCTGTGTACGCCAGGCGTCTTCGGATGGCAGATTTGGGGCAGAACTACCAATTTTTTCTGCCTTTGAGGGCTTATCGGTGTCGTCGGAGGCAGAAGAATATTTGTCAGAAAGGTTAGGAGCCAGGCTGAGGATACGGATGACTTTTGTATGAAAAACTCGGGGAATATCTCTGCCTTGCGGTGGAGGCATGCCATCTGCGACGTTGGAATCACGCCAGCCAAGGGTCTGGAAATTCTGATATTAGCTGTTCTGCTttcgtttttcttttcttttcaaaggTCTAAAAGGAGCTCACGGTGTAGGTAGTCATAATAGCATCATCAGCCAACGCCATATAACTGATAGGAACAGCAAGCTGCGGCGCAGAGCTAGTAAGCAGCGAGTACGAGGCACGGGCAGGATTCTCCAGATTCTGAACCTTATTGTTGTCATCAAGGGCGACAACATAGATCCGATCTTGAATTTCGAACATCACGCGATGGTTGCGGATTGATAACCAGCCACCAAGGTCAAAACTTAACCCATCTGATTCGCATTCCAATATGAAGCTCTCTGTAGCGAGACTAGCTTCGTCACAGAGAGCCTTGCGAAAGGCGGGGCATATGAAAACACGACCAGCGCGAGAGAAGCCCACGAAGAGATCGCCGTGCAACATTCCTGCTCCCCATTCATCCTCCCCGTGCCAGACGTGATCTGGGTCATCCGGTGGTGACAGTGGACCTTTAGCGACTTTGATTGGCACTAAACAATCATTTCTAAATGCTCCGGGTAGGAGGAGCTGAGGTGTTGGGCCAAGTCGCGTAGCGCTTGCTAGTGCTGCACTTGCAGAAACAGATGAGGCTTTCGGAGGAAGAATGTGATATTTTTCCGTGGAGTTGCACGGCTTCAACGTGCCCAAGAAGGCACCAGACTCCTTGCTGTATGCAAAATAGCCTTTTCTTCCCATCGAATATACTACAATGTCTTCGCTTTGGTCCAAATGGCCAATGCCACCTCGCTCAATCGTCAGGTGTGTGGTCAACTGGGGAGGTCGCTGCTTCATATCGTACACAAAGCCCTGGCCCTCATTGGAAACGACACAAAGAGTCCAGTAGGACAATTGGAACCCTCTCGTCTGGCAATCATGGGTCAAGGTAGCGATGCGCCGGAACTCTCCACGCTTTGCACCTTCATGGTCCGTCTGCCAAACCTCGAGCGAATCCCCTTCACTATCAAACACGGCCATACCATCCTGATATTCCAAGTGGGCGTGTGGGCGAACTCCGTCTCCGTCGGTGTCCAGCACCGAAGGGAGTTGCCAAAGGATATGGCCAGTGTCCATATCAGTGACGTTCAACCCGCCAGCATGTGAAGTGGAAACAAAAAA
The nucleotide sequence above comes from Penicillium digitatum chromosome 1, complete sequence. Encoded proteins:
- a CDS encoding Cyclin-like F-box, producing MTAISPVADPLTVLPPEIVLQILHFTPVSALASLTAASKAWHQFIDVTHQETIYKSEAKTAQPLRGSRDFSFLSDTHSYAKVFEGTESWKDLCRRQTLLARNWAEPHPVSQESVLQIGNDPVWRFRADFKRRFFVSTSHAGGLNVTDMDTGHILWQLPSVLDTDGDGVRPHAHLEYQDGMAVFDSEGDSLEVWQTDHEGAKRGEFRRIATLTHDCQTRGFQLSYWTLCVVSNEGQGFVYDMKQRPPQLTTHLTIERGGIGHLDQSEDIVVYSMGRKGYFAYSKESGAFLGTLKPCNSTEKYHILPPKASSVSASAALASATRLGPTPQLLLPGAFRNDCLVPIKVAKGPLSPPDDPDHVWHGEDEWGAGMLHGDLFVGFSRAGRVFICPAFRKALCDEASLATESFILECESDGLSFDLGGWLSIRNHRVMFEIQDRIYVVALDDNNKVQNLENPARASYSLLTSSAPQLAVPISYMALADDAIMTTYTTLGWRDSNVADGMPPPQGRDIPRVFHTKVIRILSLAPNLSDKYSSASDDTDKPSKAEKIGSSAPNLPSEDAWRTQAGLLQLLTMLGEEADLEQSDDEDEWESVDDAESELEG